From Streptomyces sp. TLI_105, the proteins below share one genomic window:
- a CDS encoding diacylglycerol kinase — protein MSSDLTLFVNPTAGRGRGAHAAQPAAQVLRDAGFSVRTVLGLDADDALTRAREAVADGTGALVAVGGDGMISLALQAVAGTDTPLGIIAAGTGNDFARTLGLPVRDPAAAARLTAGLLKGEGARAMDLGRVTSGTRSRWYGTVLASGFDSRVNDRGNRMRLPAGRFKYDLAILAELAAFRPVPYRLTFDDGRVLEVDATLVAVGNGTSYGGGMRICADARTDDGLLDVTVVGDCDRTTLLKVFPRVYKGTHLDHPKVTTHRVRSLTLDAPGTTGYADGEPLGPLPLTAECVPAALRVLAPAPAPPGVAPSASPR, from the coding sequence ATGAGCAGCGACCTCACCCTCTTCGTCAATCCCACCGCCGGCCGCGGCCGCGGCGCCCACGCCGCCCAGCCCGCCGCGCAGGTCCTCAGGGACGCCGGATTCTCCGTCCGCACCGTCCTCGGACTCGACGCCGACGACGCCCTCACGCGCGCGCGTGAGGCCGTCGCGGACGGCACCGGCGCCCTCGTCGCCGTCGGCGGCGACGGCATGATCTCCCTCGCCCTCCAGGCCGTCGCGGGCACCGACACCCCCCTCGGGATCATCGCCGCGGGCACCGGCAACGACTTCGCCCGCACCCTCGGCCTGCCCGTCCGCGACCCCGCCGCCGCGGCCCGCCTCACCGCCGGGCTGCTGAAGGGCGAGGGGGCCCGCGCCATGGACCTCGGGCGGGTGACGAGCGGCACCCGCAGCCGCTGGTACGGCACCGTCCTCGCCTCCGGCTTCGACTCCCGCGTCAACGACCGCGGCAACCGCATGCGCCTTCCTGCCGGACGCTTCAAGTACGACCTCGCGATCCTCGCCGAGCTCGCCGCCTTCCGGCCCGTCCCGTACCGCCTCACCTTCGACGACGGCCGCGTCCTGGAGGTCGACGCCACCCTCGTCGCCGTCGGCAACGGCACCTCCTACGGCGGCGGCATGCGGATCTGCGCCGACGCCCGCACCGACGACGGACTCCTCGACGTCACCGTCGTCGGGGACTGCGACCGCACCACCCTGCTCAAGGTCTTCCCCCGGGTCTACAAGGGCACCCACCTCGACCACCCCAAGGTCACCACCCACCGGGTCCGCTCCCTGACCCTCGACGCCCCCGGCACCACGGGCTACGCGGACGGCGAGCCGCTCGGCCCGCTGCCGCTCACCGCGGAGTGCGTCCCGGCCGCCCTGCGCGTCCTCGCCCCCGCCCCGGCACCCCCCGGAGTCGCCCCCTCCGCATCCCCTCGATAA
- a CDS encoding FKBP-type peptidyl-prolyl cis-trans isomerase, whose amino-acid sequence MSIEKPEIDFPGGEPPKDLEIKDLWEGDGEVAKAGQFVKVHYVGVAFSTGEEFDASWNRGAPLDFKLGVGQVIEGWDKGVQGMKVGGRRQLIIPAHLAYGDRGAGGKIAPGETLIFVCDLVAVQG is encoded by the coding sequence GTGAGCATCGAGAAGCCCGAGATCGACTTCCCGGGTGGCGAGCCGCCGAAGGACCTGGAGATCAAGGACCTCTGGGAGGGCGACGGCGAGGTCGCCAAGGCCGGCCAGTTCGTGAAGGTCCACTACGTGGGTGTGGCCTTCTCCACCGGCGAGGAGTTCGACGCCTCCTGGAACCGCGGCGCCCCGCTCGACTTCAAGCTCGGCGTCGGCCAGGTCATCGAGGGCTGGGACAAGGGCGTCCAGGGCATGAAGGTCGGCGGCCGCCGCCAGCTGATCATCCCCGCCCACCTCGCCTACGGCGACCGTGGCGCCGGCGGCAAGATCGCCCCGGGCGAGACGCTGATCTTCGTCTGCGACCTCGTGGCCGTGCAGGGCTGA
- the tatC gene encoding twin-arginine translocase subunit TatC: MPLVEHLRELRNRLAKGLLAIAAVTIVALVYSEELMQFLTRSVPTCAPDVTSNGGNCAIVSFNTLMAPFSTTIQLSLTAGLVVASPVWLYQLWAFVAPGLHKNEKKYTYAFVGAAVPLFAAGAYLAYLILPVSVKVLISLTPEGSANILSLGDVLDFTLRMVLVFGLAFELPLVLVMLNLTGVLSGRRMAGWWRGVIMGVFVFGAVITPTTDPVGMLALAGPITVLYFGAVGFSLLNDRRRKRANPDAELDDDEASSLDLTPEAVGAVEPVGAVRALPEQATGEHGGAGAHRVNGYDDVT, translated from the coding sequence ATGCCCCTCGTGGAGCACCTGCGTGAACTCCGCAACCGACTGGCGAAGGGTCTCCTCGCCATCGCAGCGGTGACGATCGTGGCCCTCGTGTACAGCGAGGAGCTCATGCAGTTCCTGACGAGATCGGTGCCCACCTGCGCACCGGACGTCACCAGTAACGGCGGCAACTGCGCGATCGTCTCCTTCAACACGCTGATGGCCCCCTTCAGCACGACGATCCAGCTGTCCCTGACGGCGGGCCTCGTCGTCGCCAGCCCCGTCTGGCTCTACCAGCTGTGGGCCTTCGTCGCACCCGGCCTGCACAAGAACGAGAAGAAGTACACGTACGCGTTCGTGGGCGCGGCCGTGCCGCTGTTCGCCGCCGGCGCCTACCTGGCGTACCTCATCCTCCCCGTCAGCGTGAAGGTCCTCATCAGCCTCACGCCCGAGGGCTCCGCGAACATCCTCTCGCTCGGCGACGTCCTCGACTTCACCCTGCGCATGGTGCTCGTCTTCGGCCTCGCCTTCGAGCTCCCGCTCGTGCTGGTGATGCTCAACCTCACGGGTGTCCTCTCCGGCCGTCGCATGGCCGGCTGGTGGCGCGGCGTGATCATGGGCGTCTTCGTCTTCGGCGCCGTCATCACGCCCACCACCGACCCCGTGGGCATGCTCGCCCTCGCCGGACCCATCACCGTCCTGTACTTCGGGGCCGTCGGGTTCTCCCTCCTCAACGACCGCCGGCGCAAGCGCGCCAACCCGGACGCCGAGCTCGACGACGACGAGGCCTCCTCGCTCGACCTCACCCCCGAGGCCGTCGGGGCCGTCGAGCCCGTGGGCGCGGTCCGCGCCCTGCCCGAGCAGGCCACCGGGGAGCACGGCGGCGCGGGCGCGCACCGGGTCAACGGTTACGACGACGTCACCTGA
- a CDS encoding RNA helicase — protein MTEDLTPAEAYAAALARNAERRTALAPFRELYDFDLDPFQIEACQALEAGKGVLVAAPTGSGKTIVGEFAVHLALTQGRKCFYTTPIKALSNQKYADLVKRYGPGKVGLLTGDNSVNGDAPIVVMTTEVLRNMLYAGSQALSGLGYVVMDEVHYLSDRFRGAVWEEVIIHLPESVTLVSLSATVSNAEEFGDWLDTVRGDTEVIVSESRPVPLWQHVLAGRRMYDLFEEETDHGGRGASRREVNPDLLRLARTENTRTYNPRDRRRGKMVREADRERERRQRSRIWTPGRPEVIERLDAEGLLPAITFIFSRAGCEAAVQQCLYAGLRLNDDEGRQRVREIVEARTAAIPTEDLHVLGYYEWLEALERGIAAHHAGMLPTFKEVVEELFVRGLVKAVFATETLALGINMPARSVILEKLVKWNGEQHADITPGEYTQLTGRAGRRGIDVEGHAVVLWQRGLDPDHLAGLAGTRTYPLRSSFKPSYNMAVNLVDQFGRHRSRELLETSFAQFQADRSVVGISRQVQRNEEGLQGYREGMTCHLGDFEEYARLRRDLKDRETELARQGAAQRRAQAAGSLEKLKPGDVIHVPTGKFAGLALVLDPGIPAGRTNGHRGFEHHDGPRPLVLTAERQVKRLASIDFPVPVEALERMRIPKSFNPRSPQSRRDLASALRSKAGHINPERHHRQRSAAADDREIARLRTALRAHPCHGCDEREDHARWAERYHRLQRDTQQLERRIEGRTNTIARTFDRIVALLTELDYLRGDEVTDNGKRLARLYGELDLLASECLRDRVWEGLNPAELAACVSALVFEARQADDAVAPKLPTGNAKAALGEMVRIWGRLDALEEEFRINQAEGVGQREPDLGFAWAAYQWASDKSLDEVLREAEMPAGDFVRWCKQVIDVLGQIAAAAPKENSTVAKNARKAVDALLRGVVAYSSVG, from the coding sequence ATGACAGAGGACCTCACACCAGCCGAGGCGTACGCGGCCGCCCTCGCCCGCAACGCCGAGCGGCGCACCGCACTGGCGCCCTTCCGCGAGCTGTACGACTTCGATCTGGACCCCTTCCAGATCGAGGCGTGCCAGGCTCTCGAAGCGGGGAAGGGCGTGCTCGTCGCCGCGCCCACGGGCTCCGGCAAGACCATCGTGGGCGAGTTCGCCGTCCACCTCGCCCTCACCCAGGGCCGCAAGTGCTTCTACACGACCCCGATCAAGGCGCTGTCGAACCAGAAGTACGCCGACCTCGTCAAGCGGTACGGCCCCGGCAAGGTCGGCCTGCTCACCGGCGACAACAGCGTGAACGGCGACGCCCCGATCGTCGTCATGACCACCGAAGTCCTCCGCAACATGCTCTACGCGGGATCCCAGGCCCTCTCCGGCCTCGGGTACGTGGTGATGGACGAGGTCCACTACCTCTCCGACCGCTTCCGCGGCGCCGTCTGGGAGGAAGTGATCATCCACCTCCCCGAGTCCGTCACCCTCGTCTCGCTCTCCGCGACCGTGTCCAACGCCGAGGAGTTCGGCGACTGGCTCGACACCGTCCGCGGCGACACCGAGGTCATCGTCTCGGAGAGCCGCCCCGTCCCCCTCTGGCAGCACGTCCTCGCCGGACGCCGGATGTACGACCTCTTCGAGGAGGAGACCGACCACGGCGGCCGCGGCGCCTCCCGGCGCGAGGTCAACCCCGACCTCCTCCGCCTCGCCCGCACCGAGAACACGCGCACGTACAACCCGCGCGACCGGCGGCGCGGCAAGATGGTCCGCGAGGCCGACCGCGAGCGCGAGCGCCGCCAGCGCTCCCGGATCTGGACGCCCGGCCGGCCCGAGGTCATCGAGCGCCTCGACGCCGAGGGCCTCCTGCCCGCGATCACCTTCATCTTCAGCCGTGCCGGCTGCGAGGCCGCCGTCCAGCAGTGCCTCTACGCCGGCCTGAGGCTCAACGACGACGAGGGACGGCAGCGCGTCCGCGAGATCGTCGAGGCGCGCACGGCCGCCATCCCCACCGAGGACCTGCACGTCCTGGGGTACTACGAGTGGCTCGAAGCCCTGGAGCGGGGCATCGCCGCCCACCACGCCGGCATGCTCCCGACCTTCAAGGAGGTCGTCGAGGAGCTCTTCGTCCGCGGCCTCGTCAAGGCCGTCTTCGCCACCGAGACCCTCGCCCTCGGCATCAACATGCCCGCGCGTTCCGTCATCCTCGAAAAGCTCGTCAAGTGGAACGGCGAGCAGCACGCGGACATCACCCCCGGCGAGTACACCCAGCTCACCGGCCGCGCCGGCCGCCGCGGCATCGACGTCGAGGGCCACGCCGTCGTCCTCTGGCAGCGCGGACTCGACCCCGACCACCTCGCCGGACTCGCCGGCACGCGCACGTATCCCCTGCGCTCCAGCTTCAAGCCCTCGTACAACATGGCGGTCAACCTCGTCGACCAGTTCGGCCGGCACCGCTCGCGCGAGCTCCTGGAGACGTCCTTCGCCCAGTTCCAGGCCGACCGCTCCGTCGTGGGCATCTCGCGCCAGGTCCAGCGGAACGAGGAGGGCCTCCAGGGCTACCGCGAGGGCATGACCTGCCACCTCGGGGACTTCGAGGAGTACGCGCGGCTCCGCCGCGACCTCAAGGACCGCGAGACCGAGCTGGCCCGGCAGGGCGCCGCCCAGCGCCGTGCCCAGGCCGCCGGCTCCCTGGAGAAGCTCAAGCCCGGCGACGTCATCCACGTCCCCACCGGGAAGTTCGCGGGCCTCGCCCTCGTCCTCGACCCCGGCATCCCGGCCGGCCGCACCAACGGCCACCGCGGCTTCGAGCACCACGACGGGCCGCGCCCCCTCGTCCTCACCGCCGAGCGGCAGGTCAAGAGGCTCGCCTCCATCGACTTCCCGGTCCCGGTCGAGGCGCTGGAGCGCATGAGGATCCCCAAGTCCTTCAACCCGCGCTCCCCGCAGTCCCGCAGAGACCTCGCCTCCGCCCTGCGGAGCAAGGCCGGGCACATCAACCCCGAGCGCCACCACCGGCAGCGCTCCGCCGCCGCCGACGACCGCGAGATCGCCCGGCTGCGCACCGCCCTGCGCGCGCACCCCTGTCACGGCTGCGACGAGCGCGAGGACCACGCCCGCTGGGCCGAGCGCTACCACCGTCTCCAGCGCGACACCCAGCAGCTGGAGCGGCGCATCGAGGGGCGCACCAACACCATCGCCCGCACCTTCGACCGGATCGTCGCGCTCCTCACCGAGCTCGACTACCTGCGCGGCGACGAGGTCACGGACAACGGCAAGCGGCTCGCCCGGCTCTACGGCGAGCTCGACCTGCTGGCGAGCGAATGCCTCCGCGACCGCGTCTGGGAGGGCCTCAACCCGGCCGAACTCGCCGCCTGCGTCTCGGCGCTGGTGTTCGAGGCGCGGCAGGCCGACGACGCCGTCGCGCCCAAGCTGCCCACGGGCAACGCGAAGGCGGCGCTCGGCGAGATGGTCCGGATCTGGGGCCGTCTCGACGCCCTCGAAGAGGAGTTCAGGATCAACCAGGCGGAGGGGGTCGGTCAGCGCGAGCCCGACCTCGGCTTCGCCTGGGCCGCCTACCAGTGGGCCTCCGACAAGAGCCTCGACGAGGTGCTCCGCGAGGCGGAGATGCCCGCGGGCGACTTCGTCCGCTGGTGCAAGCAGGTGATCGACGTCCTCGGGCAGATCGCCGCTGCGGCGCCCAAGGAGAACAGCACGGTCGCCAAGAACGCCCGCAAGGCCGTGGACGCGCTGCTGCGCGGGGTCGTCGCCTACAGCTCGGTGGGCTGA
- a CDS encoding cytochrome P450, translated as MPFLGNLPAFGKNPLAFFEELRGRGDFVRWRFGGKPSLFVARPDAVGELLTEVERTFDQPDLGIAFRTLLGNGVIVSKGADWRRKRSLVQPSVRPKQVRSYAATMSECAVALADRWSDGQRVDVKKEMAALTQLVAVRTIFGVDTAADAEAIGRAMDIAQKEIGAEFSGIGAVLPDWVPTPGRARIKRATAVIDAEVSRVVSQHRDGESERPDLLSRLLAARDETGASLSDQEIRDETVTLYIGGHETTSSTLVWAWYLLSRDPRVRESLTEELDRVLADHEPGYDDYASLTYTQAVIKETLRLYPTIWLITGLAKEGATLGGMPVPVGTRVWSSQWATHRDPRWYGDAEAFRPERWIDRGGVPAEEIPEYAWFPFGGGPRVCLGTRFALVEAVLVLAVLARRYHLDVAADEILPVPSLTLQPDRDVLATVRARN; from the coding sequence GTGCCCTTCCTGGGGAACCTGCCCGCCTTCGGCAAGAACCCGCTCGCCTTCTTCGAGGAGCTCCGGGGCCGTGGCGACTTCGTCCGCTGGCGCTTCGGCGGCAAGCCCTCGCTCTTCGTCGCGCGCCCCGACGCGGTCGGCGAGCTCCTCACCGAGGTCGAGCGCACCTTCGACCAGCCCGACCTCGGCATCGCCTTCCGCACGCTCCTCGGCAACGGCGTCATCGTCTCCAAGGGCGCGGACTGGCGGCGCAAGCGGTCCCTGGTGCAGCCCTCCGTCCGCCCGAAGCAGGTCCGTTCCTACGCGGCGACGATGAGCGAGTGCGCCGTCGCCCTCGCCGACCGGTGGAGCGACGGGCAGCGGGTCGACGTCAAGAAGGAGATGGCCGCCCTCACCCAACTCGTCGCCGTCCGGACCATCTTCGGCGTCGACACGGCGGCCGACGCCGAAGCCATCGGCCGGGCCATGGACATCGCGCAGAAGGAGATCGGGGCCGAGTTCAGCGGCATCGGAGCGGTCCTGCCCGACTGGGTCCCCACCCCCGGACGCGCCCGGATCAAGCGCGCCACCGCCGTCATCGACGCGGAGGTCTCCCGCGTCGTGTCCCAGCACCGCGACGGCGAGAGCGAGCGCCCCGACCTGCTCAGCCGTCTGCTCGCCGCCCGGGACGAGACCGGTGCGTCCCTCTCCGACCAGGAGATCCGGGACGAGACCGTCACCCTCTACATCGGCGGTCACGAGACCACGAGTTCCACCCTCGTCTGGGCGTGGTACCTGCTCTCCCGCGATCCCCGGGTCCGCGAGTCCCTCACGGAGGAACTCGACCGGGTCCTCGCCGACCACGAGCCCGGCTACGACGACTACGCCTCCCTGACGTACACCCAGGCGGTCATCAAGGAGACCCTCCGGCTGTACCCCACGATCTGGCTGATCACCGGCCTGGCCAAGGAGGGCGCCACCCTCGGCGGCATGCCCGTGCCCGTCGGCACCCGCGTCTGGTCCAGCCAGTGGGCGACCCACCGCGACCCCCGCTGGTACGGCGACGCCGAGGCCTTCCGTCCCGAGCGGTGGATCGATCGGGGCGGCGTACCCGCCGAGGAGATACCCGAGTACGCCTGGTTCCCCTTCGGCGGCGGCCCCCGCGTCTGCCTCGGCACTCGCTTCGCCCTCGTCGAAGCGGTCCTCGTCCTCGCGGTCCTGGCACGCCGCTACCACCTGGACGTCGCCGCGGACGAGATCCTCCCGGTCCCGAGCCTCACCCTCCAGCCGGACCGCGACGTGCTGGCCACGGTCCGCGCCCGGAACTGA
- a CDS encoding YafY family protein, producing MAIAKSERLMNLALCLLGTRRPLSKRELRGSIEAYLEASGDEAFNRMFERDKDDLRELGLVIETVENLEGETGYLARRDSNRLPPITLDAEEAAALGLAAKVWQQARLAGAASGALQKLRAAGMPEAEDSYETQPSALEPRIPVHEAAFEPLMLACRDRRPVVFDYRKANAARPETRHVEPWTLECWRGHWYLAGWDRDRGAERVFRLSRITGKVRSRAGAFTAPVPDVVTVRETVESWAGETATRSARIRLRTGCGYPLRARAQAVTEGDDGWDELEIPYGHGLDAWLVEFGPDVVVLEPADLRADVVERLRAVAKG from the coding sequence ATGGCGATTGCCAAGTCCGAGCGGCTGATGAATCTCGCGCTGTGTCTGCTCGGGACGCGCCGCCCGCTGAGCAAGCGGGAGCTCCGCGGCTCCATCGAGGCCTACCTCGAAGCGAGCGGCGACGAGGCCTTCAACCGCATGTTCGAGCGGGACAAGGACGACCTCCGCGAGCTCGGCCTGGTCATCGAGACCGTCGAGAACCTGGAGGGCGAGACCGGCTACCTCGCCCGCCGCGACTCCAACCGGCTGCCGCCGATCACCCTCGACGCCGAGGAGGCCGCCGCGCTCGGCCTCGCCGCCAAGGTGTGGCAGCAGGCCCGCCTCGCCGGGGCCGCCAGCGGCGCCCTCCAGAAGCTCCGCGCCGCCGGCATGCCCGAGGCCGAGGACTCGTACGAGACCCAGCCCAGCGCCCTCGAACCGCGCATCCCGGTCCACGAGGCCGCCTTCGAGCCGCTCATGCTGGCCTGCCGCGACCGCCGGCCCGTCGTCTTCGACTACCGCAAGGCCAACGCCGCCCGCCCCGAGACCCGCCACGTCGAGCCCTGGACCCTGGAGTGCTGGCGCGGCCACTGGTACCTGGCCGGCTGGGACCGCGACCGCGGCGCCGAGCGCGTCTTCCGGCTCTCCCGCATCACCGGCAAGGTCCGCTCCCGCGCCGGCGCCTTCACCGCGCCCGTCCCCGACGTCGTGACCGTCCGGGAGACCGTCGAGAGCTGGGCCGGCGAGACCGCCACCCGCTCCGCCCGGATCCGGCTCCGCACCGGCTGCGGCTACCCGCTGAGGGCCCGCGCCCAGGCCGTGACCGAGGGCGACGACGGCTGGGACGAGCTGGAGATCCCGTACGGGCACGGGCTCGACGCCTGGCTCGTCGAGTTCGGCCCCGACGTGGTCGTACTGGAACCCGCCGATCTGCGGGCCGATGTGGTGGAGCGGCTGCGCGCCGTGGCCAAGGGCTGA
- a CDS encoding YafY family protein, giving the protein MAANAIDQTRRMLSLVTYLRERPGAHVADVARAFGITEDELISDLDVLPMCGTSFRGGDLLDIDTDGDRIWWHNPDDVAEPLRLAADEATALLVAARAVATLPGLRESDRDALLRATAKLEAAAGEAAGASARLSVTFESEGGVFAEVDRAISERRRLWVRYYSPARDELTEREVDPIRLFAVGHTYMEAWCRLSEARRTFRLDRVVEIRILDEHAAPPELELRDLSEGLVHPSADDPEVVVEVGPGGRWVAEYYPHDRAEELPDGGLRITLRTPDPASLRRLALRLGSDGRIVAPAELADSARTAATAALAAYEGV; this is encoded by the coding sequence ATGGCTGCCAACGCGATCGACCAGACGAGGCGGATGCTCTCGCTCGTCACCTACCTCCGTGAGCGCCCCGGCGCCCACGTCGCCGACGTGGCGCGCGCCTTCGGGATCACCGAGGACGAGCTGATCTCCGACCTGGACGTGCTGCCCATGTGCGGCACCAGCTTCCGGGGCGGCGACCTCCTGGACATCGACACCGACGGCGACCGGATCTGGTGGCACAACCCCGACGACGTCGCGGAGCCCCTGCGGCTCGCCGCCGACGAGGCCACCGCGCTGCTCGTCGCCGCCCGGGCCGTCGCCACCCTGCCGGGGCTCCGCGAGAGCGACCGGGACGCCCTCCTGCGGGCCACCGCCAAGCTGGAGGCGGCGGCCGGCGAGGCCGCCGGGGCCAGCGCCCGGCTCTCGGTGACCTTCGAGTCCGAGGGCGGGGTCTTCGCCGAGGTCGACCGGGCCATCTCGGAGCGCAGACGGCTGTGGGTGCGGTACTACTCGCCCGCGCGCGACGAGCTCACCGAGCGCGAGGTCGACCCGATCCGGCTCTTCGCCGTCGGCCACACCTACATGGAGGCGTGGTGCCGGCTCTCCGAGGCGCGCCGCACCTTCCGGCTCGACCGGGTCGTGGAGATCCGGATCCTCGACGAGCACGCGGCGCCGCCGGAGCTGGAGCTGCGCGACCTCTCCGAGGGCCTGGTCCACCCGTCCGCCGACGACCCGGAGGTCGTGGTCGAGGTGGGGCCCGGCGGACGCTGGGTCGCCGAGTACTACCCGCACGACCGGGCCGAGGAGCTGCCGGACGGCGGACTGCGGATCACGCTGCGGACGCCGGACCCGGCCTCGCTGCGCAGACTGGCGCTGCGGCTCGGCAGCGACGGGCGGATCGTCGCGCCGGCGGAGCTGGCCGACAGCGCGAGGACGGCGGCGACCGCCGCTCTCGCCGCGTACGAGGGTGTGTGA
- the tatA gene encoding Sec-independent protein translocase subunit TatA: MGRLGPTEIILILVVVILLFGAKKLPDMARSLGKSARILKSEAKAMKADDQQSAPADPPHAGTGTQEPAPRTIQAAPGDVTSARPVTEPSDTTKR; encoded by the coding sequence ATGGGTAGGCTCGGCCCCACCGAGATCATCCTCATTCTCGTCGTCGTCATCCTCCTGTTCGGTGCCAAGAAGCTCCCGGACATGGCGCGCTCGCTGGGCAAGTCGGCCCGCATCCTCAAGAGCGAGGCCAAGGCGATGAAGGCGGACGACCAGCAGAGCGCCCCCGCCGACCCCCCGCACGCCGGAACCGGCACGCAGGAGCCCGCCCCGCGCACCATCCAGGCCGCTCCCGGTGACGTGACCAGCGCGCGTCCCGTGACCGAGCCCTCGGACACCACCAAGCGCTGA
- a CDS encoding FKBP-type peptidyl-prolyl cis-trans isomerase: MRRLAGLLVVPLLLLSTAACGSDDKGSDSASMKNGLPAITAGEKFGEKPTLAKGEGDPPKELKVNVISEGKGAVTKKGDALQVNYLGQEWDETTPFDNSFDRGEPFSLTLGEGRVIQGWEKGLEGQKVGSRIEIGIPPELGYGAQGQGDIKPNATLVFVVDILKSVTVPKSATGTEVAQENKDLPKVGTNTDGKAPSLTVPKTDPPTKLVSNYVLESKGEVVKATDTVIVNYVAALWKDGKVFDSTYTTGKPANFPLANLTLKGLKDGLVGKKVGSRVLIVAPPSEAFGDKEQQGIPKNSTLVFAVDILTKV; the protein is encoded by the coding sequence GTGCGCCGACTTGCCGGCCTTCTCGTCGTCCCGCTGCTGCTGCTCTCCACAGCGGCCTGCGGCAGCGACGACAAGGGCTCCGATTCCGCCTCGATGAAGAACGGACTGCCCGCCATCACCGCGGGGGAGAAGTTCGGGGAGAAGCCGACCCTCGCCAAGGGCGAGGGCGACCCGCCCAAGGAACTGAAGGTCAACGTCATCAGCGAGGGCAAGGGCGCGGTGACGAAGAAGGGCGACGCGCTCCAGGTGAACTACCTGGGCCAGGAGTGGGACGAGACCACCCCCTTCGACAACAGCTTCGACCGGGGTGAGCCCTTCTCGCTGACGCTCGGCGAGGGCCGGGTCATCCAGGGCTGGGAGAAGGGCCTGGAGGGCCAGAAGGTCGGCAGCCGCATCGAGATCGGCATCCCGCCGGAGCTCGGTTACGGCGCGCAGGGCCAGGGCGACATCAAGCCCAACGCCACCCTCGTCTTCGTCGTGGACATCCTGAAGTCCGTGACGGTCCCGAAGTCCGCCACGGGCACCGAGGTCGCCCAGGAGAACAAGGACCTGCCGAAGGTCGGGACGAACACCGACGGCAAGGCCCCCTCGCTGACGGTCCCGAAGACCGACCCGCCGACCAAGCTCGTCTCGAACTACGTGCTCGAGTCCAAGGGCGAGGTGGTCAAGGCCACCGACACGGTCATCGTGAACTACGTCGCCGCCCTGTGGAAGGACGGCAAGGTCTTCGACTCGACCTACACCACGGGCAAGCCCGCGAACTTCCCGCTCGCGAACCTGACGCTGAAGGGCCTCAAGGACGGTCTCGTCGGCAAGAAGGTCGGCAGCCGCGTCCTGATCGTCGCCCCGCCGTCGGAGGCGTTCGGCGACAAGGAGCAGCAGGGCATTCCGAAGAACTCCACGCTGGTCTTCGCGGTGGACATCCTGACGAAGGTGTAA
- a CDS encoding ADP-ribosylglycohydrolase family protein, producing the protein MPDIDRAVGAVLGSAVGDALGAPFEFGLPGAFRERFPEGVGELCGGGGWDPGEATDDTQMAVLLGESLLERGGLDLPDVFERFRRWAAADPKDIGLQTEQVLSGGDAWDVAAARGRTETMAAAA; encoded by the coding sequence ATGCCGGACATCGACCGCGCCGTCGGCGCCGTACTGGGTTCCGCCGTCGGCGACGCGCTGGGCGCCCCCTTCGAGTTCGGCCTGCCCGGCGCCTTCCGGGAGCGATTCCCGGAAGGCGTCGGGGAGTTGTGCGGAGGCGGCGGCTGGGATCCGGGCGAGGCGACGGACGACACGCAGATGGCGGTCCTCCTCGGGGAGTCGCTCCTCGAACGGGGCGGCCTCGACCTGCCGGACGTCTTCGAGCGCTTCCGGCGCTGGGCCGCGGCCGACCCCAAGGACATCGGCCTCCAGACCGAACAGGTCCTGTCGGGCGGCGACGCCTGGGACGTCGCGGCCGCACGGGGGCGGACCGAGACGATGGCCGCCGCCGCCTGA
- a CDS encoding methyltransferase domain-containing protein: protein MAQDHEKFDTAMATWQEWQEAPWGRLRYALAEANLMRHLDDGPGGGPLRILDLAGGDGGDAMRLATRGHHVTVVDLAPAMLAAAGARAAERGLSERVTCVRADVRALPADIATGGFDVVLCHNLLQYVDDVPGTLATALGPLKEGGVFSVMAINRHSAPLNVAVRELDPAAALAALDSDRLRNEMFDSELALHTAEEIIPVLGDLGCRDVRHYGIRSFCDYLTDDARKYDPAYYADLERLELATTARAPYMHTARLFQLTARKRAVF, encoded by the coding sequence ATGGCTCAGGATCACGAGAAGTTCGACACCGCGATGGCCACCTGGCAGGAATGGCAGGAAGCCCCCTGGGGCCGTCTCCGCTACGCGCTCGCCGAGGCGAACCTCATGCGTCACCTCGACGACGGACCCGGAGGCGGACCGCTGCGGATCCTCGACCTCGCGGGCGGCGACGGCGGTGACGCGATGCGGCTCGCGACGCGGGGGCACCACGTCACCGTCGTCGACCTCGCGCCGGCCATGCTGGCCGCCGCGGGGGCGCGGGCCGCGGAGAGGGGGCTTTCGGAACGGGTGACCTGTGTCCGGGCCGATGTGCGCGCACTGCCGGCGGACATCGCCACGGGCGGCTTCGACGTGGTGCTGTGCCACAACCTCCTGCAGTACGTGGACGACGTGCCCGGCACCCTCGCCACGGCGCTCGGTCCGCTGAAGGAGGGAGGAGTGTTCTCCGTGATGGCGATCAACCGGCACTCGGCGCCGCTGAACGTCGCCGTCCGGGAACTGGATCCCGCCGCTGCCCTGGCCGCACTCGACAGCGACCGGCTCCGGAACGAGATGTTCGACTCCGAACTGGCCCTCCACACGGCAGAGGAGATCATCCCGGTCCTCGGGGACCTCGGCTGCCGGGACGTGCGGCACTACGGCATCCGCAGCTTCTGCGACTACCTGACCGACGACGCGCGCAAGTACGACCCGGCGTACTACGCCGACCTCGAACGCCTGGAACTCGCCACGACCGCGCGAGCCCCCTACATGCACACGGCCCGCCTCTTCCAGCTCACGGCCCGGAAACGAGCCGTCTTCTGA